A genomic region of Bactrocera dorsalis isolate Fly_Bdor chromosome 3, ASM2337382v1, whole genome shotgun sequence contains the following coding sequences:
- the LOC105223785 gene encoding beta-glucuronidase isoform X4: protein MGWGVRRLLTSLVIVNKEVIPTRGMLYPRESETREVRSLDGLWNFVTSDEANPTQGVRDKWFNDDLSKVKDVIPMPVPASYNDITTDKAIRDHVGTVWYDRKFFVPRSWAKDQRVWIRFGSVHYEAFVWVNGEMVVKHEMGHLPFEAEVSNFVKYGEENRITVMCDNALIQTTVPQGKISEVKKDGGVAIVQSYTFDFFNYAGIHRSVHLYTTPKTFIEEVEVTTNLAEKSVGHIYYKVKVSGTASNEADSALQIHVQLYNKEGVVVANGTSNGDLNGALEVKKVKPWWPYLMHPEPGYLYQMELLLYTADNTLLDVYRLKVGIRTLTWNNSSFLINGRPVYFRGFGKHEDSDIRGKGLDLALLTRDMNLLKWIGANAYRTSHYPYSEESMQFADENGLMIIDECPSVDTDNYNQALLDKHKSSMEQLIHRDRNHPSVIMWSIANEPRTSPFQADSHFQFVANFTRSLDSTRPVTAAIAVPSASDRAAKHLDIICFNRYNGWYSNPGKLDMITTHVVEEAITWNKKHNKPVMIGEYGADTIEGLHLLPAYIWSEEYQNELFSKHFKAFDKLRKNDWFIGEFVWNFADFKTAQSITRVGGNKKGVFTRNRQPKATAHLLRKRYFALGRELDRCEIPEDLFLYITDATSTGSHGKRETADL from the exons CTTTAGTTATTGTTAATAAAGAAGTGATTCCTACACGCGGCATGCTTTATCCACGTGAGTCTGAAACTCGTGAAGTACGATCCTTAGATGGGCTTTGGAACTTTGTGACATCTGACGAAGCTAATCCGACGCAAGGTGTGAGAGATAAATGGTTTAATGACGATTTGAGTAAGGTAAAGGATGTTATACCCATGCCCGTGCCAGCCAGCTACAATGATATAACTACAGATAAAGCTATTCGCGATCATGTGGGTACAGTGTGGTATgatcgaaaattttttgttccCCGATCGTGGGCAAAAGATCAAAGGGTATGGATTCGTTTCGGTAGTGTACACTACGAAGCGTTTGTG TGGGTTAATGGAGAAATGGTTGTTAAGCACGAGATGGGTCACTTACCATTCGAAGCAGAGGTATCAAATTTCGTAAAATACGGCGAAGAAAATCGGATTACTGTTATGTGTGATAATGCACTAATACAAACTACAGTGCCTCAGGGAAAAATCAGTGAAGTAAAAAA ggATGGAGGAGTTGCTATAGTTCAGTCTTATACCTTTGACTTCTTCAACTACGCGGGAATACATCGCTCCGTCCATCTGTATACCACACCTAAAACCTTTATTGAAGAGGTTGAAGTGACTACTAACTTAGCCGAAAAATcag TTGGTCATATATACTACAAAGTCAAAGTTAGCGGAACGGCCTCGAATGAAGCAGACAGTGCTCTCCAAATACATGTGCAATTATATAATAAAGAAGGTGTCGTTGTAGCCAATGGTACATCGAATGGTGATTTAAATGGTGCACTTGAAGTGAAGAAAGTGAAGCCCTGGTGGCCATATTTAATGCATCCCGAACCCGGCTACCTCTACCAAATGGAATTGCTTTTGTATACTGCCGATAACACGCTTCTTGATGTTTATCGACTAAAAGTAGGCATTCGAACCCTTACTTGGAATAATTCTTCTTTTCTCATTAATGGCCGCCCAGTATACTTCCGAGGCTTCGGGAAGCATGAAGATTCAGAT ATACGTGGCAAAGGATTGGATTTGGCTTTACTCACCCGCGACATGAACTTGTTAAAATGGATTGGAGCGAATGCTTATAGAACGTCTCACTACCCATACTCGGAAGAATCCATGCAATTTGCAGATGAAAATGGTCTTATGATTATTGATGAATGCCCCAGCGTTGATACAGA CAACTATAACCAAGCGCTATTGGACAAACATAAATCTTCTATGGAGCAGTTAATACACCGCGATAGAAACCATCCGAGTGTAATAATGTGGTCTATAGCCAATGAACCCCGTACAAGCCCATTCCAAGCTGACTCACATTTTCA GTTCGTTGCTAATTTTACACGCTCCCTTGATAGTACTAGACCAGTAACTGCTGCCATTGCTGTTCCATCGGCCAGTGACAGAGCT GCAAAGCATTTAGATATAATATGCTTCAATCGTTACAATGGATGGTACAGTAATCCTGGAAAATTGGACATGATTACAACGCATGTTGTCGAAGAAGCGATTACTTGgaataaaaaacacaataaaccAGTAATGATCGGAGAATATGGGGCTGATACAATCGAGGGTTTACACTTGCTTCCAGCTTACATTTGGTCGGAGGAATACCAAAACGAGTTGTTCTCGAAGCATTTTAAAGCCTTCGATAAACTTAGAAAAAATGATTGGTTTATCGGCGAATTTGTTTGGAATTTTGCAGACTTCAAGACAGCACAAT CGATAACACGTGTAGGCGGCAATAAAAAAGGTGTTTTCACGCGCAACCGACAACCAAAAGCAACTGCACATCTACTCCGAAAGCGCTATTTTGCTCTTGGACGCGAGTTGGACCGTTGCGAAATTCCCGAAGATCTATTTCTTTACATCACCGATGCAACATCTACGGGGTCGCATGGCAAACGAGAAACCGCTGATTTATAG
- the LOC105223785 gene encoding beta-glucuronidase isoform X3, with amino-acid sequence MGIVGYLIHFAIALVIVNKEVIPTRGMLYPRESETREVRSLDGLWNFVTSDEANPTQGVRDKWFNDDLSKVKDVIPMPVPASYNDITTDKAIRDHVGTVWYDRKFFVPRSWAKDQRVWIRFGSVHYEAFVWVNGEMVVKHEMGHLPFEAEVSNFVKYGEENRITVMCDNALIQTTVPQGKISEVKKDGGVAIVQSYTFDFFNYAGIHRSVHLYTTPKTFIEEVEVTTNLAEKSVGHIYYKVKVSGTASNEADSALQIHVQLYNKEGVVVANGTSNGDLNGALEVKKVKPWWPYLMHPEPGYLYQMELLLYTADNTLLDVYRLKVGIRTLTWNNSSFLINGRPVYFRGFGKHEDSDIRGKGLDLALLTRDMNLLKWIGANAYRTSHYPYSEESMQFADENGLMIIDECPSVDTDNYNQALLDKHKSSMEQLIHRDRNHPSVIMWSIANEPRTSPFQADSHFQFVANFTRSLDSTRPVTAAIAVPSASDRAAKHLDIICFNRYNGWYSNPGKLDMITTHVVEEAITWNKKHNKPVMIGEYGADTIEGLHLLPAYIWSEEYQNELFSKHFKAFDKLRKNDWFIGEFVWNFADFKTAQSITRVGGNKKGVFTRNRQPKATAHLLRKRYFALGRELDRCEIPEDLFLYITDATSTGSHGKRETADL; translated from the exons ATGGGTATCGTTGGATATCTTATTCACTTCGCAATAGCTTTAGTTATTGTTAATAAAGAAGTGATTCCTACACGCGGCATGCTTTATCCACGTGAGTCTGAAACTCGTGAAGTACGATCCTTAGATGGGCTTTGGAACTTTGTGACATCTGACGAAGCTAATCCGACGCAAGGTGTGAGAGATAAATGGTTTAATGACGATTTGAGTAAGGTAAAGGATGTTATACCCATGCCCGTGCCAGCCAGCTACAATGATATAACTACAGATAAAGCTATTCGCGATCATGTGGGTACAGTGTGGTATgatcgaaaattttttgttccCCGATCGTGGGCAAAAGATCAAAGGGTATGGATTCGTTTCGGTAGTGTACACTACGAAGCGTTTGTG TGGGTTAATGGAGAAATGGTTGTTAAGCACGAGATGGGTCACTTACCATTCGAAGCAGAGGTATCAAATTTCGTAAAATACGGCGAAGAAAATCGGATTACTGTTATGTGTGATAATGCACTAATACAAACTACAGTGCCTCAGGGAAAAATCAGTGAAGTAAAAAA ggATGGAGGAGTTGCTATAGTTCAGTCTTATACCTTTGACTTCTTCAACTACGCGGGAATACATCGCTCCGTCCATCTGTATACCACACCTAAAACCTTTATTGAAGAGGTTGAAGTGACTACTAACTTAGCCGAAAAATcag TTGGTCATATATACTACAAAGTCAAAGTTAGCGGAACGGCCTCGAATGAAGCAGACAGTGCTCTCCAAATACATGTGCAATTATATAATAAAGAAGGTGTCGTTGTAGCCAATGGTACATCGAATGGTGATTTAAATGGTGCACTTGAAGTGAAGAAAGTGAAGCCCTGGTGGCCATATTTAATGCATCCCGAACCCGGCTACCTCTACCAAATGGAATTGCTTTTGTATACTGCCGATAACACGCTTCTTGATGTTTATCGACTAAAAGTAGGCATTCGAACCCTTACTTGGAATAATTCTTCTTTTCTCATTAATGGCCGCCCAGTATACTTCCGAGGCTTCGGGAAGCATGAAGATTCAGAT ATACGTGGCAAAGGATTGGATTTGGCTTTACTCACCCGCGACATGAACTTGTTAAAATGGATTGGAGCGAATGCTTATAGAACGTCTCACTACCCATACTCGGAAGAATCCATGCAATTTGCAGATGAAAATGGTCTTATGATTATTGATGAATGCCCCAGCGTTGATACAGA CAACTATAACCAAGCGCTATTGGACAAACATAAATCTTCTATGGAGCAGTTAATACACCGCGATAGAAACCATCCGAGTGTAATAATGTGGTCTATAGCCAATGAACCCCGTACAAGCCCATTCCAAGCTGACTCACATTTTCA GTTCGTTGCTAATTTTACACGCTCCCTTGATAGTACTAGACCAGTAACTGCTGCCATTGCTGTTCCATCGGCCAGTGACAGAGCT GCAAAGCATTTAGATATAATATGCTTCAATCGTTACAATGGATGGTACAGTAATCCTGGAAAATTGGACATGATTACAACGCATGTTGTCGAAGAAGCGATTACTTGgaataaaaaacacaataaaccAGTAATGATCGGAGAATATGGGGCTGATACAATCGAGGGTTTACACTTGCTTCCAGCTTACATTTGGTCGGAGGAATACCAAAACGAGTTGTTCTCGAAGCATTTTAAAGCCTTCGATAAACTTAGAAAAAATGATTGGTTTATCGGCGAATTTGTTTGGAATTTTGCAGACTTCAAGACAGCACAAT CGATAACACGTGTAGGCGGCAATAAAAAAGGTGTTTTCACGCGCAACCGACAACCAAAAGCAACTGCACATCTACTCCGAAAGCGCTATTTTGCTCTTGGACGCGAGTTGGACCGTTGCGAAATTCCCGAAGATCTATTTCTTTACATCACCGATGCAACATCTACGGGGTCGCATGGCAAACGAGAAACCGCTGATTTATAG
- the LOC105223785 gene encoding beta-glucuronidase isoform X1, with product MRLKIGLECHRFEIYAFSLLVMGIVGYLIHFAIALVIVNKEVIPTRGMLYPRESETREVRSLDGLWNFVTSDEANPTQGVRDKWFNDDLSKVKDVIPMPVPASYNDITTDKAIRDHVGTVWYDRKFFVPRSWAKDQRVWIRFGSVHYEAFVWVNGEMVVKHEMGHLPFEAEVSNFVKYGEENRITVMCDNALIQTTVPQGKISEVKKDGGVAIVQSYTFDFFNYAGIHRSVHLYTTPKTFIEEVEVTTNLAEKSVGHIYYKVKVSGTASNEADSALQIHVQLYNKEGVVVANGTSNGDLNGALEVKKVKPWWPYLMHPEPGYLYQMELLLYTADNTLLDVYRLKVGIRTLTWNNSSFLINGRPVYFRGFGKHEDSDIRGKGLDLALLTRDMNLLKWIGANAYRTSHYPYSEESMQFADENGLMIIDECPSVDTDNYNQALLDKHKSSMEQLIHRDRNHPSVIMWSIANEPRTSPFQADSHFQFVANFTRSLDSTRPVTAAIAVPSASDRAAKHLDIICFNRYNGWYSNPGKLDMITTHVVEEAITWNKKHNKPVMIGEYGADTIEGLHLLPAYIWSEEYQNELFSKHFKAFDKLRKNDWFIGEFVWNFADFKTAQSITRVGGNKKGVFTRNRQPKATAHLLRKRYFALGRELDRCEIPEDLFLYITDATSTGSHGKRETADL from the exons cATTTTCTTTACTGGTCATGGGTATCGTTGGATATCTTATTCACTTCGCAATAGCTTTAGTTATTGTTAATAAAGAAGTGATTCCTACACGCGGCATGCTTTATCCACGTGAGTCTGAAACTCGTGAAGTACGATCCTTAGATGGGCTTTGGAACTTTGTGACATCTGACGAAGCTAATCCGACGCAAGGTGTGAGAGATAAATGGTTTAATGACGATTTGAGTAAGGTAAAGGATGTTATACCCATGCCCGTGCCAGCCAGCTACAATGATATAACTACAGATAAAGCTATTCGCGATCATGTGGGTACAGTGTGGTATgatcgaaaattttttgttccCCGATCGTGGGCAAAAGATCAAAGGGTATGGATTCGTTTCGGTAGTGTACACTACGAAGCGTTTGTG TGGGTTAATGGAGAAATGGTTGTTAAGCACGAGATGGGTCACTTACCATTCGAAGCAGAGGTATCAAATTTCGTAAAATACGGCGAAGAAAATCGGATTACTGTTATGTGTGATAATGCACTAATACAAACTACAGTGCCTCAGGGAAAAATCAGTGAAGTAAAAAA ggATGGAGGAGTTGCTATAGTTCAGTCTTATACCTTTGACTTCTTCAACTACGCGGGAATACATCGCTCCGTCCATCTGTATACCACACCTAAAACCTTTATTGAAGAGGTTGAAGTGACTACTAACTTAGCCGAAAAATcag TTGGTCATATATACTACAAAGTCAAAGTTAGCGGAACGGCCTCGAATGAAGCAGACAGTGCTCTCCAAATACATGTGCAATTATATAATAAAGAAGGTGTCGTTGTAGCCAATGGTACATCGAATGGTGATTTAAATGGTGCACTTGAAGTGAAGAAAGTGAAGCCCTGGTGGCCATATTTAATGCATCCCGAACCCGGCTACCTCTACCAAATGGAATTGCTTTTGTATACTGCCGATAACACGCTTCTTGATGTTTATCGACTAAAAGTAGGCATTCGAACCCTTACTTGGAATAATTCTTCTTTTCTCATTAATGGCCGCCCAGTATACTTCCGAGGCTTCGGGAAGCATGAAGATTCAGAT ATACGTGGCAAAGGATTGGATTTGGCTTTACTCACCCGCGACATGAACTTGTTAAAATGGATTGGAGCGAATGCTTATAGAACGTCTCACTACCCATACTCGGAAGAATCCATGCAATTTGCAGATGAAAATGGTCTTATGATTATTGATGAATGCCCCAGCGTTGATACAGA CAACTATAACCAAGCGCTATTGGACAAACATAAATCTTCTATGGAGCAGTTAATACACCGCGATAGAAACCATCCGAGTGTAATAATGTGGTCTATAGCCAATGAACCCCGTACAAGCCCATTCCAAGCTGACTCACATTTTCA GTTCGTTGCTAATTTTACACGCTCCCTTGATAGTACTAGACCAGTAACTGCTGCCATTGCTGTTCCATCGGCCAGTGACAGAGCT GCAAAGCATTTAGATATAATATGCTTCAATCGTTACAATGGATGGTACAGTAATCCTGGAAAATTGGACATGATTACAACGCATGTTGTCGAAGAAGCGATTACTTGgaataaaaaacacaataaaccAGTAATGATCGGAGAATATGGGGCTGATACAATCGAGGGTTTACACTTGCTTCCAGCTTACATTTGGTCGGAGGAATACCAAAACGAGTTGTTCTCGAAGCATTTTAAAGCCTTCGATAAACTTAGAAAAAATGATTGGTTTATCGGCGAATTTGTTTGGAATTTTGCAGACTTCAAGACAGCACAAT CGATAACACGTGTAGGCGGCAATAAAAAAGGTGTTTTCACGCGCAACCGACAACCAAAAGCAACTGCACATCTACTCCGAAAGCGCTATTTTGCTCTTGGACGCGAGTTGGACCGTTGCGAAATTCCCGAAGATCTATTTCTTTACATCACCGATGCAACATCTACGGGGTCGCATGGCAAACGAGAAACCGCTGATTTATAG
- the LOC105223785 gene encoding beta-glucuronidase isoform X2 has translation MFLKYRWKVVLLLSAFSLLVMGIVGYLIHFAIALVIVNKEVIPTRGMLYPRESETREVRSLDGLWNFVTSDEANPTQGVRDKWFNDDLSKVKDVIPMPVPASYNDITTDKAIRDHVGTVWYDRKFFVPRSWAKDQRVWIRFGSVHYEAFVWVNGEMVVKHEMGHLPFEAEVSNFVKYGEENRITVMCDNALIQTTVPQGKISEVKKDGGVAIVQSYTFDFFNYAGIHRSVHLYTTPKTFIEEVEVTTNLAEKSVGHIYYKVKVSGTASNEADSALQIHVQLYNKEGVVVANGTSNGDLNGALEVKKVKPWWPYLMHPEPGYLYQMELLLYTADNTLLDVYRLKVGIRTLTWNNSSFLINGRPVYFRGFGKHEDSDIRGKGLDLALLTRDMNLLKWIGANAYRTSHYPYSEESMQFADENGLMIIDECPSVDTDNYNQALLDKHKSSMEQLIHRDRNHPSVIMWSIANEPRTSPFQADSHFQFVANFTRSLDSTRPVTAAIAVPSASDRAAKHLDIICFNRYNGWYSNPGKLDMITTHVVEEAITWNKKHNKPVMIGEYGADTIEGLHLLPAYIWSEEYQNELFSKHFKAFDKLRKNDWFIGEFVWNFADFKTAQSITRVGGNKKGVFTRNRQPKATAHLLRKRYFALGRELDRCEIPEDLFLYITDATSTGSHGKRETADL, from the exons cATTTTCTTTACTGGTCATGGGTATCGTTGGATATCTTATTCACTTCGCAATAGCTTTAGTTATTGTTAATAAAGAAGTGATTCCTACACGCGGCATGCTTTATCCACGTGAGTCTGAAACTCGTGAAGTACGATCCTTAGATGGGCTTTGGAACTTTGTGACATCTGACGAAGCTAATCCGACGCAAGGTGTGAGAGATAAATGGTTTAATGACGATTTGAGTAAGGTAAAGGATGTTATACCCATGCCCGTGCCAGCCAGCTACAATGATATAACTACAGATAAAGCTATTCGCGATCATGTGGGTACAGTGTGGTATgatcgaaaattttttgttccCCGATCGTGGGCAAAAGATCAAAGGGTATGGATTCGTTTCGGTAGTGTACACTACGAAGCGTTTGTG TGGGTTAATGGAGAAATGGTTGTTAAGCACGAGATGGGTCACTTACCATTCGAAGCAGAGGTATCAAATTTCGTAAAATACGGCGAAGAAAATCGGATTACTGTTATGTGTGATAATGCACTAATACAAACTACAGTGCCTCAGGGAAAAATCAGTGAAGTAAAAAA ggATGGAGGAGTTGCTATAGTTCAGTCTTATACCTTTGACTTCTTCAACTACGCGGGAATACATCGCTCCGTCCATCTGTATACCACACCTAAAACCTTTATTGAAGAGGTTGAAGTGACTACTAACTTAGCCGAAAAATcag TTGGTCATATATACTACAAAGTCAAAGTTAGCGGAACGGCCTCGAATGAAGCAGACAGTGCTCTCCAAATACATGTGCAATTATATAATAAAGAAGGTGTCGTTGTAGCCAATGGTACATCGAATGGTGATTTAAATGGTGCACTTGAAGTGAAGAAAGTGAAGCCCTGGTGGCCATATTTAATGCATCCCGAACCCGGCTACCTCTACCAAATGGAATTGCTTTTGTATACTGCCGATAACACGCTTCTTGATGTTTATCGACTAAAAGTAGGCATTCGAACCCTTACTTGGAATAATTCTTCTTTTCTCATTAATGGCCGCCCAGTATACTTCCGAGGCTTCGGGAAGCATGAAGATTCAGAT ATACGTGGCAAAGGATTGGATTTGGCTTTACTCACCCGCGACATGAACTTGTTAAAATGGATTGGAGCGAATGCTTATAGAACGTCTCACTACCCATACTCGGAAGAATCCATGCAATTTGCAGATGAAAATGGTCTTATGATTATTGATGAATGCCCCAGCGTTGATACAGA CAACTATAACCAAGCGCTATTGGACAAACATAAATCTTCTATGGAGCAGTTAATACACCGCGATAGAAACCATCCGAGTGTAATAATGTGGTCTATAGCCAATGAACCCCGTACAAGCCCATTCCAAGCTGACTCACATTTTCA GTTCGTTGCTAATTTTACACGCTCCCTTGATAGTACTAGACCAGTAACTGCTGCCATTGCTGTTCCATCGGCCAGTGACAGAGCT GCAAAGCATTTAGATATAATATGCTTCAATCGTTACAATGGATGGTACAGTAATCCTGGAAAATTGGACATGATTACAACGCATGTTGTCGAAGAAGCGATTACTTGgaataaaaaacacaataaaccAGTAATGATCGGAGAATATGGGGCTGATACAATCGAGGGTTTACACTTGCTTCCAGCTTACATTTGGTCGGAGGAATACCAAAACGAGTTGTTCTCGAAGCATTTTAAAGCCTTCGATAAACTTAGAAAAAATGATTGGTTTATCGGCGAATTTGTTTGGAATTTTGCAGACTTCAAGACAGCACAAT CGATAACACGTGTAGGCGGCAATAAAAAAGGTGTTTTCACGCGCAACCGACAACCAAAAGCAACTGCACATCTACTCCGAAAGCGCTATTTTGCTCTTGGACGCGAGTTGGACCGTTGCGAAATTCCCGAAGATCTATTTCTTTACATCACCGATGCAACATCTACGGGGTCGCATGGCAAACGAGAAACCGCTGATTTATAG